The Trichoplusia ni isolate ovarian cell line Hi5 chromosome 25, tn1, whole genome shotgun sequence genome includes a region encoding these proteins:
- the LOC113505232 gene encoding CCHC-type zinc finger protein CG3800 — protein sequence MSSSVCYKCNRTGHFARECTQGGVAARDSGFNRQREKCFKCNRAGHFARDCKEEADRCYRCNGTGHIARECAQSPDEPSCYNCNKTGHIARNCPEGGRDSSNQTCYNCNKSGHISRNCPDGTKTCYVCGKPGHISRDCDEERN from the exons ATGAGTTCGAGCGTATGCTACAAGTGTAACCGGACGGGGCACTTCGCCCGGGAGTGCACTCAGGGCGGTGTGGCCGCTCGCGACTCAGGCTTCAACCGCCAGCGCGAAAAGTGCTTCAAGTGCAACCGCGCTGGACACTTCGCGCGGGACTGCAAGGAAGAGGCTGACCGTTGCTACAG ATGTAACGGCACGGGACACATAGCGCGTGAGTGCGCGCAGAGTCCGGATGAGCCGTCGTGTTACAACTGCAACAAGACTGGGCACATCGCGCGGAACTGCCCGGAGGGCGGACGCGATAGCTCCAACCAGACCTGCTACAACTGCAACAAGTCCGGCCACATCTCACGCAACTGCCCTGATGGCACCAAGACTTGCTATGTGTGCGGAAAGCCCGGACACATCTCCCGCGATTGCGATGAGGAGCGGAACTAA
- the LOC113505231 gene encoding peptidylprolyl isomerase domain and WD repeat-containing protein 1, which produces MSAEKRRTSVDSKEEAEDTDGWIGPMPSEASKSKPKKRKVLEFESLYIENLPTSETYEFSYMHRDVVTHVVVTKTDFVITASQDGHLKFWKKQEEGIEFVKHFRCHLAPITYVAANTTGTLLCTASQEKTIKVFDVVNFDMINMITIDFEPYCAEWVHSAGDPISALAISEKGSNRIHVFDGTQTSSTPLHTFATLHQATVTTIKYNPVYETAVSVDKAGIIEYWTGPKHEYMFPKTVNFGTKLDTDLYDFVKNKTYPTALAFSPDGKKMASISLDRKVRVFHFLSGKLHKVLDESLQRFQELQHQTQQLPNMEFGRRMAAERDLEKSECVQLANVLFDSSGHFVVYATMLGVKVVNLVTNRCVAMLGKPENLRPLHLALFQGRTNQSKVATTLEMEGSENPTLLNVKTDPTLFCTAYKKNRFYMFSRRSPDDIKSPDADRDIFNEKPSKEDIISATEGQGVQRLYEQAVLHTSLGDVHVRLFGKDTPRTAENFCVHARNGYYNGHVFHRVIKGFMVQTGDPTGTGTGGESIWGGEFADEFRPQLKHDRPYTVSMANAGPNTNGSQFFITLAPTPWLDNKHTVFGRVVRGMEVVQNIGSVKTNPKTDKPYEDVRIISVTVK; this is translated from the exons ATGTCTGCGGAAAAGAGACGTACTAGCGTTGATAGCAAAGAAGAAGCAGAAGATACAGATGGTTGGATTGGGCCTATGCCATCGGAGGCATCTAAATCAAAACCTAAAAAGCGCAAAG TGCTGGAATTCGAGTCTCTTTACATTGAGAACCTGCCTACGTCTGAAACATACGAGTTCAGTTACATGCATCGCGATGTGGTGACGCACGTCGTGGTAACCAAGACTGACTTCGTGATCACTGCCAGTCAGGATGGACACTTGAAATTCTGGAAGAAACAG GAGGAAGGAATAGAGTTTGTGAAACATTTTCGATGCCACCTAGCACCAATCACTTATGTTGCTGCCAACACAACTGGCACACTCCTGTGTACTGCCTCACAAGAGAAAACCATTAAAGTTTTTGATGTTGTTAACTTTG ACATGATAAATATGATAACTATTGACTTTGAACCATACTGTGCTGAATGGGTTCACTCTGCAGGAGATCCTATATCTGCACTTGCTAT CTCAGAGAAAGGCAGCAACAGGATTCATGTATTTGATGGCACTCAGACTTCAAGCACACCCCTCCACACCTTCGCGACTCTCCACCAAGCCACAGTAACCACCATCAAATACAATCCAGTCTATGAAACAGCAGTATCTGTAGACAAAGCAGGGATCATAGAATACTGGACTGGGCCAAAACATGAGTACATGTTTCCGAAAACAGTGAACTTTGGTACTAAACTGGACACAGACTTGTATGACTTTGTCAAGAATAAGACTTATCCCACTGCGCTCGCGTTCTCGCCTGACGGGAAGAAGATGGCGTCAATCAGTTTGGATCGAAAG GTGCGTGTGTTCCATTTCCTGTCAGGCAAGCTGCACAAGGTGCTGGACGAGAGCCTGCAGCGCTTCCAGGAGCTGCAGCACCAGACGCAGCAGCTGCCCAACATGGAGTTCGGCAGGAG AATGGCAGCAGAGCGTGACCTAGAGAAGTCTGAGTGCGTGCAGCTGGCGAACGTGTTGTTCGACAGTTCGGGGCACTTCGTGGTGTACGCGACCATGCTGGGCGTGAAGGTGGTGAACCTTGTCACCAACCGCTGCGTGGCCATGCTCGGCAAGCCCGAGAACCTGCGCCCGCTGCATCTCGCTCTCTTCCAG GGACGAACGAACCAATCAAAAGTGGCGACGACCCTCGAGATGGAGGGTTCCGAGAACCCAACACTCCTGAACGTGAAGACGGACCCGACTCTGTTCTGCACGGCGTACAAGAAGAACCGCTTCTACATGTTCTCACGCCGCAGCCCCGACGACATCAAGAGCCCCGACGCGGACAGAGACATCTTCAATGAGAAGCCCTCGAAGGAAGACATTATTTCGGCTACTGAAGGACAag GCGTGCAGCGCCTGTACGAGCAGGCCGTGCTGCACACGTCGCTGGGCGACGTGCACGTGCGCCTGTTCGGCAAGGACACGCCGCGCACCGCAGAGAACTTCTGCGTGCACGCGCGCAACGGCTACTACAACGGACACGTGTTCCACCGCGTCATCAAGGGGTTCATGGTGCAGACCGGGGACCCCACCG GTACTGGTACGGGCGGTGAGAGCATATGGGGCGGCGAGTTCGCGGACGAGTTCCGTCCGCAGCTGAAGCACGACCGGCCCTACACGGTCAGCATGGCCAACGCCGGGCCGAACACCAACGGCAGCCAATTCTTCATCACGCTTGCGCCCACG CCGTGGCTCGACAACAAGCACACGGTGTTCGGGCGCGTGGTCCGCGGCATGGAGGTGGTGCAGAACATCGGCAGCGTCAAGACCAACCCCAAGACGGACAAGCCCTACGAGGACGTCAGGATCATCTCCGTTACCGTTAAGTAA
- the LOC113505334 gene encoding putative phosphatidate phosphatase produces MAVDRIIWKIILDFIILAGVGFALLAVTLWMEPYHRGYFLNDESLSLPFKEQTISVSVLASVGFAFIAVVVLIVEITRDRQGKGIGDKYIGDSAVPGWIWESYQTIGVFTFGAACQHLTSDLAKNVIGRLRPHFYDVCKPIPRADSALNQLGYIVEYDCYADADPSLIKDMRLSFPSAHSSFAMYCAIFFIFYVQVKCKWRGSKLLRHAIQYAVFIAAWYVGLSRVVDHMHHWSDVAAGFLIGTIYACLVFVYVLKPKTASTLPTTWVDPPETVTNTLPRAALAR; encoded by the exons TGGGATTCGCGCTCCTTGCTGTCACGCTATGGATGGAGCCGTACCATCGCGGCTACTTCTTAAACGACGAGAGCCTCAGCCTCCCCTTCAAGGAGCAGACGATATCGGTGTCCGTGCTCGCGAGCGTCGGCTTTGCCTTCATCGCCGTTGTG GTCCTAATCGTGGAGATAACGCGTGACAGACAAGGCAAGGGCATTGGTGACAAGTACATCGGAGACTCCGCCGTCCCCGGCTGGATCTGGGAGAGCTACCAGACCATCGGAGTCTTTACCTTCGGCGCCGCCTGTCAACACTTAACATCCGACCTCGCTAAAAATGTTATTGGCAGATTGCGACCTCATTTTTATGAC GTCTGCAAGCCGATCCCTCGAGCGGACTCTGCGCTGAACCAGCTCGGCTACATCGTGGAGTACGACTGCTATGCTGACGCCGATCCGTCGCTCATCAAGGACATGCGCCTCTCCTTCCCCAGCGCTCACTCCAGCTTCGCCATGTATTGCGccatattctttatt TTCTACGTGCAAGTGAAATGCAAATGGCGTGGCTCGAAGTTGCTGCGCCACGCCATACAGTACGCGGTCTTCATCGCCGCTTGGTACGTGGGGCTCTCCCGCGTCGTTGACCACATGCACCACTGGAGCGACGTCGCTGCTGGCTTCCTGATCGGTACCATCTATGCATGCCTAGTG TTCGTATACGTGCTAAAACCAAAGACAGCATCAACTCTGCCGACCACTTGGGTGGACCCACCAGAGACTGTCACCAACACATTACCGAGAGCAGCGCTGGCGCGATGA